AAATACTGGATATCGGTCCTCAGTCGACACGTCCCAATGCTGAGTTTTTGAGTGCTGGCGAGGAAATAAAACGAATCGGAAGTCTTATTTCTCAGATTAAAAAAGAATTTCCGGAAGCCCTCATTTCCCTTGATACTTTTTATGCAGAAACCGTACAATTTGGATTTAATGAAGGAATTGATCTGATTAATGATATCTCAGGCGGCCACTATGATGCCAAAATGTTTGATACAGCTTCTGAAACGAAGCTTCCTTACATTCTTATGCATGTAAATCCCTCCTACGAAACCATGCACGATAAAATAAAATTCGAAGATATTACACTGGAAGTGAACCAATATTTTTCCAAAAAAACAAAAGAACTTTTAGAAAAAGGAGTGAATGATATTATTCTTGACCCCGGTTTTGGTTTTGGGAAAACAGTAGAAGATCAGATGAAAATGATCCATGAAGCTGAATACCTCGGATTTGGAAAATTTCCTCTTTTGATAGGCATTTCAAGAAAGTCATTTATCTATAAACCTCTCGGGAAATCACCTCTGGATATCAATGAAGAAACACAGAAACTTC
The nucleotide sequence above comes from Chryseobacterium sp. 7. Encoded proteins:
- the folP gene encoding dihydropteroate synthase → MGILNMTPDSFSDGGKFNNEKSALKHAEKLLKDGAEILDIGPQSTRPNAEFLSAGEEIKRIGSLISQIKKEFPEALISLDTFYAETVQFGFNEGIDLINDISGGHYDAKMFDTASETKLPYILMHVNPSYETMHDKIKFEDITLEVNQYFSKKTKELLEKGVNDIILDPGFGFGKTVEDQMKMIHEAEYLGFGKFPLLIGISRKSFIYKPLGKSPLDINEETQKLHRLVLEQGAKIVRVHDVASAKETLTHFLRKK